The sequence GATCGACTACGCGCCGGGCCAGTGGCTGCTGGAGTCAAAATCGCTCAAACTCTACATCGCAAGCTTCCGCAATCACGGCGCCTTCCACGAGGACTGCACCGTGATGATCGGCAAGCGCATCGCCAGCGAGATCAAGCCGAAATGGCTGCGCATCGGCGGCTATTGGTATCCGCGCGGCGGCATCCCGATCGACGTATTCTGGCAGACCGGCCGCGTACCGAAGGGAATGTGGGTGCCCGAGCAAGGCGTCGCGCCTTATCGCGGGCGGGGCTAGGAGGAGAAAAACAACAATGAAATGGATGCCAGCAACACTCCGCAACCTTGCTCTGGGTCTTCTGGCTGTCCTGTGGCTCAGCGGCGCGTCCGATGCTGCCGAGGTTCGGGTGATGATCTCGGGCGGACTGACGGCTGCTTACAAGGTGCTCGTGCCGGAATTCGAGAAGGCCACCGGCAACAAGGTGCTGACGGAATATGGGCCGTCGATGGGCACGACCGCGAACGCCATCCCGGTGCGGCTCGAACGCGGCGAGCCGGCCGATGTCCTGATCATGGTGGGCTATGCCCTCAACGATCTCGCCAGCAAGGGCAAGGTCGTTGCCGGCAGCCAGGTCGATCTGACCAGGTCCCCGATCGGGATCGCCGTGAAAGCGGGCGCGCCGAAGCCGGACATCAGCTCCGTGGAAACGGTGAAGCGCGCGCTGCTGGCGGCGAAGACGATCGCCTATTCCGACAGCGCCAGCGGCGTCTACGTCTCGACCGAGATGTTCGACAAGCTCGGCATTGCCGACGCCATGAAGGACAAGGCGCGCAAGATTCCGGCAACGCCTGTCGGCGAGACCGTCGCGCATGGCGAGGCCGAGCTCGGCTTCCAGCAGATCAGCGAGCTGAAGCCCGTCAAGGGCATCGACATCGTCGGACCGCTGCCGAGCGAGTTGCAGAAGATCACGATCTTTTCCGCCGGAATTGCGACCGGTTCGAAGGAGCCCGAGGCAGGCCGGGCCTTGATCAAGTTCCTGGCCTCCCCGGCTGCGCGCGAGGCGATCATTGCGAGCGGCATGGAGCCGATCCAGGCTCTCGGGTCAAAATAGCCAAGCTCATCCGGTAGACGTCAGCGCGCGTCCGCCGGCGCTCGCTGTTTCAGCAGGCGGGCGCAGACGAAGCCCAGCACCACCATGATCACTGCGCTCGCGAACAGCGTCGGCATCTTGCCGGCATGGTGGAGTCCGAAGCCATAGGCGAGCGGCCCAA comes from Bradyrhizobium sp. CCGE-LA001 and encodes:
- the queF gene encoding preQ(1) synthase; this encodes MSKKPSKSNKSPAKPASLQLGRAVEWPDAPEKAKLDRVPNPQEGTDYLVRFTVPEFTSLCPVTGQPDFAHLMIDYAPGQWLLESKSLKLYIASFRNHGAFHEDCTVMIGKRIASEIKPKWLRIGGYWYPRGGIPIDVFWQTGRVPKGMWVPEQGVAPYRGRG
- a CDS encoding substrate-binding domain-containing protein, with the protein product MKWMPATLRNLALGLLAVLWLSGASDAAEVRVMISGGLTAAYKVLVPEFEKATGNKVLTEYGPSMGTTANAIPVRLERGEPADVLIMVGYALNDLASKGKVVAGSQVDLTRSPIGIAVKAGAPKPDISSVETVKRALLAAKTIAYSDSASGVYVSTEMFDKLGIADAMKDKARKIPATPVGETVAHGEAELGFQQISELKPVKGIDIVGPLPSELQKITIFSAGIATGSKEPEAGRALIKFLASPAAREAIIASGMEPIQALGSK